A single genomic interval of Agarivorans aestuarii harbors:
- the lptD gene encoding LPS assembly protein LptD encodes MLSSLSAYAETPLSMPQCRAHIPERVKSGPVDPTAPYVIAADELHAKQGDKASFSGNVEFSQGPRALKAENTVLDEQAQTLKASGNIEFQDNLVSVKSDTFDANLKDHQASLNSAEYQLFEQQGRGEASNLMINDEQNLSLEDASYTACPPDDVTWEIRAEKIDIDSSEQWATTKNATVRLFNVPVMYLPYFSYPIGDQRHSGFLFPSISTSTKNGVDVSTPYYWNIAPNFDATITPRLMTRRGLQLQTEFRYLLGQNNGNLNVEYLADDRELDRDRYLLHWDHQGQYQRHWRFNTDYTRISDDNYFNDLGDKLGKVNENQLLQTGDVGYHTKNWYTELLVQDFQVLGNTEQPHTLLPQLSFAGDWDLNWQTLQFGFDSEISNFTHSDSSLYTAQRVHFEPSLSLPYVVPAGFFKADLALMHTYYSQDKGSNFEYDYLASSVNRTLPKVSIEGGLNFDRNTLWFGDNYTQTLEPVIKYLYIPYTNQDDIGIYDTDNLQQDYYGLFRDKRYSGLDRIADANQITLGVHSRFLSPSNQETLRLSLGQIIYFEPSRTTLIPGSEPSDNSSSALAFEADANIQRDWYGHTGFQIDTLEGRLNKANAAIEWRPEAQKLVQMNYRYSQATETMVSDVNQVGTKVAWPITDSVSAVGSYYRDMILDRSIESYLGVQYSSCCWGIRLTYQRGLQSTYVDDSSGVDRVGEFDTSLRLDFEIKGLGGSDTSSREEMLEGGNFKYGRPFYLNN; translated from the coding sequence TTGCTTTCAAGCCTCAGTGCCTACGCAGAAACACCGTTATCGATGCCTCAGTGCCGAGCACACATCCCAGAACGCGTTAAATCCGGTCCTGTAGATCCTACCGCGCCTTATGTTATTGCCGCCGATGAATTACATGCGAAACAAGGGGATAAAGCCAGTTTCAGCGGTAATGTTGAGTTCTCTCAAGGCCCTCGCGCATTAAAAGCCGAAAACACTGTATTAGATGAGCAGGCTCAAACCCTAAAAGCTAGCGGCAACATTGAGTTTCAAGATAACTTAGTGAGCGTGAAAAGTGATACTTTTGACGCCAACTTAAAAGACCATCAAGCTTCACTTAACTCTGCCGAGTATCAACTGTTTGAGCAACAAGGTCGTGGCGAAGCCAGCAACCTGATGATCAATGATGAGCAGAACTTATCATTAGAAGATGCCAGCTATACCGCTTGCCCACCTGATGATGTTACTTGGGAAATTCGCGCAGAGAAAATTGATATCGACTCAAGTGAGCAGTGGGCAACCACAAAAAATGCCACTGTTAGGTTATTTAACGTGCCGGTGATGTACTTACCGTATTTCTCTTACCCCATCGGCGACCAACGCCACAGTGGTTTTTTATTTCCGAGTATCTCTACTTCCACTAAAAACGGTGTGGATGTCTCCACCCCTTACTACTGGAACATTGCTCCGAATTTTGACGCAACCATTACCCCACGTTTGATGACACGCCGAGGCTTGCAACTGCAAACTGAATTCAGGTATTTGCTTGGGCAAAACAACGGTAACTTAAATGTAGAATATCTAGCCGATGACCGTGAACTAGACCGCGATCGATACTTACTTCACTGGGACCACCAAGGACAGTACCAACGCCACTGGCGCTTTAATACTGATTACACCCGCATTAGTGATGACAATTACTTTAATGACTTAGGTGACAAGCTTGGCAAAGTAAACGAGAACCAATTGCTGCAAACGGGTGATGTGGGTTATCACACCAAAAACTGGTACACCGAGCTGTTAGTGCAAGACTTTCAGGTACTGGGTAACACCGAGCAACCACATACACTGCTTCCGCAGTTAAGCTTTGCCGGTGACTGGGATTTAAACTGGCAAACGCTGCAGTTTGGTTTTGATTCAGAAATCAGTAATTTCACTCACAGTGATAGTAGCTTATACACTGCTCAACGGGTGCACTTTGAACCTAGTTTAAGTTTGCCATATGTGGTGCCAGCAGGTTTCTTCAAAGCTGACTTAGCCTTAATGCATACCTATTATAGCCAAGATAAAGGTAGTAACTTTGAGTATGATTATTTAGCCAGCTCAGTTAATCGTACTCTGCCTAAAGTGAGTATTGAAGGCGGCTTAAACTTTGACCGAAATACCCTTTGGTTTGGCGATAACTACACCCAAACCCTAGAACCTGTGATTAAGTACTTGTACATCCCTTATACCAATCAAGATGATATTGGGATTTATGATACCGATAACCTACAACAAGATTACTACGGCTTATTTAGAGACAAACGCTATAGCGGTTTAGACCGAATTGCCGATGCCAACCAAATCACCCTTGGTGTTCACTCGCGCTTTTTATCACCGAGTAATCAAGAGACACTGCGTTTAAGCCTTGGCCAAATTATCTATTTTGAACCCAGCCGCACCACCTTAATACCGGGTAGTGAACCTTCAGATAACTCCAGCTCAGCGCTGGCCTTTGAAGCTGACGCTAATATCCAGCGAGACTGGTACGGCCATACTGGTTTTCAAATCGACACATTAGAAGGACGACTTAACAAGGCCAATGCCGCTATTGAGTGGCGCCCCGAAGCGCAAAAACTGGTGCAAATGAACTACCGATATTCGCAAGCCACTGAAACCATGGTGAGTGATGTAAACCAAGTGGGAACCAAGGTGGCTTGGCCCATCACTGATAGCGTATCTGCAGTGGGTAGTTATTACCGTGACATGATTTTAGATCGCAGTATCGAGAGCTACTTAGGTGTTCAATATAGCTCTTGCTGCTGGGGCATCCGCCTTACATACCAACGCGGCTTGCAAAGCACCTATGTTGATGACAGCTCAGGCGTCGACCGAGTGGGCGAATTTGATACCTCGCTACGCCTCGATTTCGAAATTAAAGGCCTAGGTGGCAGCGATACCAGCAGTCGAGAAGAAATGCTGGAAGGTGGTAACTTTAAATATGGACGCCCCTTTTACCTCAACAATTAA
- the murU gene encoding N-acetylmuramate alpha-1-phosphate uridylyltransferase MurU produces MSQIRTAMILAAGRGERMRPLTDNCPKPLLKVAGKALINWHIDKLVAAGITRIVINTAYLGEMIEAHLGTGEQWGIDILYSHETSALETAGGIIKALPIIDSEQFLVINGDVWNDWDYQAICQTSQTESDAHLYLVANPSHNLQGDFSLENGKVVDKPEFTFSGVAIYHQGFFHGLPSGKQALAPLLRAAMANQQVSGQLQAGQWVDVGTPQRLQCLEQQLTNIRD; encoded by the coding sequence ATGAGCCAGATTCGTACCGCAATGATTTTGGCTGCCGGTCGTGGTGAGCGAATGCGCCCCTTAACTGATAACTGCCCTAAGCCTTTGTTAAAAGTGGCGGGAAAAGCCTTAATAAATTGGCATATTGATAAGCTAGTAGCTGCGGGCATAACACGTATCGTGATTAACACGGCATATTTAGGCGAGATGATTGAAGCGCATTTGGGCACTGGTGAACAATGGGGAATAGACATCCTTTATAGTCACGAAACTAGCGCCTTAGAAACCGCAGGCGGCATTATTAAGGCCTTGCCGATTATTGATAGTGAACAATTTTTGGTGATTAACGGCGATGTTTGGAATGATTGGGATTACCAAGCGATTTGCCAAACTAGCCAAACCGAGTCTGATGCTCATTTATACTTGGTGGCTAACCCAAGCCATAATTTGCAAGGCGATTTTAGTCTTGAAAACGGCAAGGTGGTAGATAAGCCCGAGTTTACTTTTAGTGGTGTGGCCATTTATCATCAAGGTTTTTTTCACGGCTTGCCAAGTGGTAAGCAAGCTCTGGCTCCGTTGTTACGAGCGGCAATGGCAAATCAACAAGTGAGTGGGCAGTTGCAAGCTGGCCAATGGGTAGACGTAGGCACACCGCAGCGACTGCAATGTTTAGAACAACAATTAACCAATATTAGAGATTAG
- a CDS encoding D-2-hydroxyacid dehydrogenase yields the protein MKIVFLDRLTLASHIKLARPSFEHNWQEFPSTMPSQVLERCQDASIIIVNKVPLDKAVLTQLPQLKMIAVAATGTNNVDLAAATELGIVVSNIRNYAAQSIAEHSLALMFNLRRNLLAYHQAIQQGRWQQAKQFCFFDFPIDNLAKQTLAIIGGGNLGQATAQLASKIGMNVLFSEHKGQTPRSGKIAFEEAIRSADVISIHCPLNSQTKDLIAEKEFAMMKKTALLINTARGGIVNEQALLHALQNKQIAGAASDVSECEPPAEDSPLMQALSLNNLIVTPHVGWASSQNMQVLADQLIENIEAFITGEPRHQVSAN from the coding sequence ATGAAAATAGTTTTTTTAGACCGCCTCACCCTTGCTAGTCACATTAAACTGGCGCGCCCAAGCTTTGAACATAACTGGCAAGAGTTCCCCAGCACTATGCCATCTCAAGTGCTGGAGCGCTGCCAAGATGCCAGCATCATCATCGTAAACAAAGTGCCATTAGATAAAGCGGTATTAACCCAGCTACCACAGTTAAAAATGATCGCGGTAGCGGCCACTGGCACTAACAACGTAGATTTAGCAGCAGCCACAGAGCTGGGAATCGTAGTCAGCAATATTAGAAACTATGCCGCCCAAAGCATTGCCGAACATAGCCTAGCGCTGATGTTTAACCTAAGGCGAAATCTACTAGCTTATCATCAAGCGATTCAACAAGGCCGCTGGCAACAAGCCAAGCAATTTTGCTTCTTCGATTTTCCCATCGACAACTTAGCCAAGCAAACTTTAGCCATTATTGGTGGCGGAAATCTTGGCCAAGCCACTGCTCAGCTAGCCAGCAAAATAGGCATGAACGTGTTGTTCTCAGAACATAAAGGCCAAACTCCTCGCTCAGGAAAGATTGCCTTTGAAGAAGCAATACGCAGTGCCGATGTAATCAGCATTCATTGCCCACTTAATTCGCAAACAAAAGATCTAATTGCTGAAAAAGAGTTTGCGATGATGAAAAAAACCGCCTTGCTCATAAATACCGCCCGAGGCGGAATTGTGAACGAGCAAGCTTTGCTTCATGCTTTGCAGAACAAGCAAATTGCTGGAGCGGCCAGTGATGTATCAGAATGCGAACCGCCAGCCGAAGATAGCCCTTTAATGCAAGCACTTAGCTTGAATAATCTGATTGTCACTCCACATGTGGGCTGGGCTAGCAGCCAAAACATGCAAGTTTTGGCTGACCAGCTAATTGAAAACATTGAAGCATTTATAACGGGTGAACCGCGCCACCAAGTTTCTGCTAACTAG
- a CDS encoding aminoglycoside phosphotransferase family protein: protein MSNLVRESALQLWLSQTFDIVPPLLTMVSGDASFRRYFRFQLANGDTAIAVDAPPATEKNQQFVDIAKALNAQNLPVPAVLAADIGAGFLCIEDLGSTMLEQILSADNAAELYRQALALIVQLQGSKREDLAEMEAFDQVFIQRELDIFADWFAKQELQASEEWQQTCDWSGLCSVVSQAILEQPYAPMHRDFHSRNLMLNQQQIVMIDFQDMVWGPIAYDVVSLLRDCYVAWPEELVDDLQQAFLSEKSAQLSGSIEPSTWQRWFDLTGLQRHIKALGIFCRLDHRDGKTAYREAIPQTLEYVLQVTKRYPELKAFHQWLSPIAKGFIV from the coding sequence ATGAGTAATTTAGTGCGCGAATCTGCATTACAGCTATGGCTGTCACAAACCTTCGACATTGTTCCTCCTCTGCTTACGATGGTAAGTGGCGACGCCAGTTTTCGGCGCTATTTTCGTTTCCAACTTGCAAATGGCGATACCGCAATTGCTGTTGATGCCCCGCCAGCGACGGAAAAAAACCAGCAGTTTGTTGATATTGCCAAGGCCCTAAATGCCCAAAATCTGCCAGTGCCTGCGGTGCTGGCTGCAGATATAGGTGCCGGCTTTTTATGCATTGAAGATCTTGGTTCAACCATGCTTGAGCAAATACTAAGCGCAGATAATGCTGCTGAACTGTATAGACAAGCACTTGCTTTAATCGTTCAACTTCAAGGCTCTAAGCGCGAAGATTTGGCAGAAATGGAAGCGTTTGACCAAGTTTTTATTCAGCGAGAGCTAGATATTTTTGCTGATTGGTTTGCCAAACAAGAATTGCAGGCCAGTGAAGAGTGGCAACAGACTTGTGATTGGTCAGGCCTATGTAGCGTGGTTAGCCAAGCTATATTGGAGCAGCCCTATGCCCCTATGCATCGGGATTTTCACAGTCGCAATTTAATGCTAAACCAACAACAAATTGTGATGATTGATTTTCAAGATATGGTGTGGGGACCGATTGCTTATGATGTGGTCTCGCTGCTGCGCGATTGCTACGTAGCTTGGCCAGAAGAGCTGGTTGATGACTTACAACAGGCTTTTTTAAGCGAAAAGTCTGCCCAATTAAGCGGCTCTATTGAGCCAAGTACTTGGCAACGCTGGTTTGATTTAACTGGATTGCAGCGCCATATAAAAGCATTAGGAATTTTCTGCCGACTTGATCACCGTGATGGCAAAACTGCCTATCGAGAGGCCATTCCACAAACTCTCGAATACGTGCTGCAAGTGACTAAACGTTACCCGGAATTAAAGGCCTTTCATCAGTGGCTAAGTCCAATCGCCAAAGGTTTTATAGTATGA
- the djlA gene encoding co-chaperone DjlA — MRIWGKVLGVFFGFMFGGPFGALLGLWLGHRFDKAVGGNFAFSAANSLAAQQAFLFSTFAVLGHIAKSKGVVTQQEIQVANFLMDQMRLQGEARRQAQDAFRQGKDADFPLEDQISQFVSAVNGRRDLLQMFMEIQLQGVFADGVIDDSEHALLKRVAKALGFSEPELQAMISRWEAELKFHRHGGGQRQSAQSSAKQLEEAYQILGVSQQDSDQQIKRAYRKLMTQHHPDKLVAKGLPPEMMELAKQRTQDIQQAYELVKQQRKSAS, encoded by the coding sequence ATGCGAATTTGGGGAAAAGTGTTAGGCGTATTCTTTGGCTTTATGTTCGGCGGGCCATTTGGCGCCTTGCTGGGTTTATGGCTAGGCCATCGTTTTGACAAAGCAGTAGGTGGCAATTTTGCGTTCTCGGCCGCTAATAGCCTAGCCGCTCAGCAAGCCTTTTTATTTTCGACCTTTGCGGTTCTTGGCCATATTGCTAAATCAAAAGGCGTGGTTACTCAACAAGAGATTCAGGTCGCTAACTTTTTGATGGATCAAATGCGGCTGCAAGGCGAAGCTAGGCGCCAAGCCCAAGATGCATTTCGCCAAGGCAAAGACGCAGACTTTCCCTTAGAAGATCAGATTTCTCAATTTGTTAGTGCGGTCAATGGACGTCGCGATTTGCTGCAAATGTTCATGGAAATTCAGCTGCAAGGGGTGTTTGCAGATGGCGTAATCGACGACAGTGAACACGCTTTATTAAAGCGTGTTGCTAAGGCTTTAGGTTTCTCAGAGCCTGAACTTCAAGCAATGATTTCGCGTTGGGAAGCTGAGCTTAAGTTCCATCGTCATGGTGGCGGTCAGCGCCAGAGTGCTCAAAGTAGTGCTAAACAGCTAGAAGAGGCTTACCAAATTCTGGGGGTTAGCCAGCAAGACAGCGACCAACAAATTAAACGCGCTTACCGTAAGCTAATGACTCAGCACCACCCAGACAAGCTGGTTGCTAAGGGCTTGCCGCCAGAAATGATGGAATTAGCAAAACAACGTACCCAAGATATCCAACAGGCTTACGAGCTGGTAAAACAGCAGCGTAAAAGCGCTAGTTAG